A stretch of Cicer arietinum cultivar CDC Frontier isolate Library 1 chromosome 5, Cicar.CDCFrontier_v2.0, whole genome shotgun sequence DNA encodes these proteins:
- the LOC101488896 gene encoding LOW QUALITY PROTEIN: uncharacterized protein (The sequence of the model RefSeq protein was modified relative to this genomic sequence to represent the inferred CDS: inserted 1 base in 1 codon), with product MDANNSASRRLRRKILMRAKSSKQNINILGINNENGTPHIHTSRRGVSTTGQNFVARTPLSELTIATNGTTHINSIATTSIDIQSATLNNNKRKNPTYFTATSCDHTVDAASSVIRTKNIMRSNTAQPIKHVYVSASTSTSGQMTTFHCEMFALAETQEIIDFGDPSYTCSGCGAPMWYEERAEKSVNSNLPKFSLCCMKGLVQIPYLKRPPELLMSLIHGQDPRSKHFKENIRAYNSMFCFTSIGGKIQSNSSRGGGPPQFILSGQNFHKIGSLIPEEETTPKFAQLYIYDTVNEISNRFNHFRSNEQHKDLDKTLVEDFKRMVDEHNVLAKSFRKVRDHLQHNSTSNVCLRLFRNRTKDPRTHNMPSCDEVAALIVGDLDNLDPGRDIIVRKTSGYLEKIKETHASFLPHQYPLLFPFGEDQYQENFPIRESVMKEGKRKRIRVTLRDFIAFCIQERDFEHGIIVNAGRLFQQFVVDCFSMIESQRLHWIRMNQSTIRCDILSGLQEAIHSGETHTFAVGKRVVLPASFTGGPRYMFNNCQDAMAICKKFGYPDLFITITCNANWQEIKNFVSIRGLKATDRPDIVCRVFKAKLDHMMSDFKKEKIFGEIVAGTYTIEFQKRGLPHAHILLWHGGSNSLKTCNDIDKFISAKLPDCNLYPKLANVVSSFMLHGPCGSSNPKSPCMKDGKCSKYFPKDYQPSTIVDDEGYPKYKRRDTGLSVLKKEISLDNRFVVPYNPHLLMKYQAHVNVEYCNKGNSIKYLFKYVNKGPDRATIEISNRTENGQVLDEIKQYYECRYLAPCEAVWRTFEYDIHQRWPPVIRLSFHLENEQSVMYSENYSIQSVVARNEELDTMFLAWFEANKKYPEGRELTYAEFPTRFVYIKNSKTWQPRKQGNSIGRLTYIPPGGGDVYFLRLLLTIQKGCTSYNDIKRVDGTTHKTFKEACFALGLLQDDNEFVYAITEASQLASGHQLRRLFVILLFMNSMTNPFVVWEATWKLLCDGILYEKRKMLNNPGLQISDDELKNICLVELDKLLFMSGKSLKSFKTMPCPTHSNMNQFENRFLADELNYHKDELAAXHISLLSSLTAEQRSVYDQIIASVMTNSGGFYFLYGYGGTGQTFIWRTLSAALRSQGSIVLNIASSGIATLLLPGGKTAHSALKIHLVTTETSTCDIKQHTDRANLIIHSKLIIWDEAPMLNKLCVEAVDRTFRDIMRTVDEANLHKPFGGKVVVFGGDFRQILPVVRKGCRHDIVAASINSSELWKYCKVLTLSRNMRLASAEPNAYTNDIKDFADWMLDIGNGKHDSNELGESIINIPEDLLVTNSQNPLLSLFELTYSLLLQNINNLKYYEEKEILAPTHDTVDIVNDYILSLIPDEEKEYISSDSTVLSDENCAVQGDWFTPEFLNDMKCSGIPNHRLRLKIGVPVMLLRNIDQANGLCNGTRLLINELCTNIIGATVITGKNIGDKIYIPRMNLVPFDPAFPFKFQRRQFPLSLCFAITINKSQGQSLSQVGLYLKRPVFTHGQFYVAISRVKSREGLKIVILDEEGKLCTDTKNVVYKEIFNNL from the exons ATGGATGCAAACAACTCAGCTTCTAGAAGATTGAGGAGAAAAATATTGATGAGAGCCAAGTCATCCAAACAAAACATTAATATCTTAGGTATTAATA ATGAAAATGGTACGCCACACATACATACAAGTAGACGTGGTGTTTCAACCACTGGACAAAACTTTGTTGCAAGAACTCCATTGTCTGAGTTAACCATTG CAACAAATGGAACAACTCATATTAATTCCATTGCCACAACATCAATTGACATACAATCAGCCACGTTGAACAACAACAAACGTAAGAATCCTACTTATTTCACTGCAACCTCTTGTGACCATACAGTTGATGCAG CTTCCTCTGTAATTCGTACGAAAAACATAATGAGAAGCAACACAGCACAACCAATAAAACACGTTTATGTGTCTG CAAGTACAAGTACAAGTGGTCAAATGACTACTTTCCATTGTGAAATGTTTGCACTTGCTGAAACACAAG AAATAATAGACTTTGGAGATCCCTCTTATACATGCTCTGGATGTGGTGCTCCAATGTGGTATGAGGAGCGAGCTGAGAAAAGTGTTAATAGCAACCTACCTAAGTTTTCACTTTGTTGTATGAAAGGATTAGTACAAATTCCATACTTAAAAAGGCCTCCGGAGTTGCTAATGAGCTTAATACATGGACAAGATCCAAGGAGTAaacattttaaagaaaatattcgAGCATATAATAGTATGTTTTGTTTCACCTCTATTGGGGGAAAGATCCAATCAAACTCGAGTAGGGGTGGAGGACCACCACAATTTATTCTTAGTGGACAAAATTTCCACAAAATTGGCAGTCTAATTCCAGAGGAAGAAACAACTCCAAAATTTGcccaattatatatttatgacacAGTGAATGAGATATCTAACAGATTTAATCATTTTAG ATCAAATGAACAACACAAAGATCTAGACAAAACATTAGTTGAAGACTTCAAGAGAATGGTGGATGAACACAATGTCTTAGCTAAGTCTTTTAGGAAAGTCCGTGACCACCTACAACACAATAGCACATCTAATGTGTGCCTAAGGTTGTTTCGAAACAGAACAAAGGATCCAAGAACACATAATATGCCATCATGTGATGAGGTTGCTGCTTTAATAGTTGGTGATTTGGACAACCTTGATCCTGGTCGAGACATTATTGTTAGAAAGACATCCGGGTACTTGGAGAAAATAAAAGAGACTCATGCTTCGTTCTTACCCCATCAATATCCATTGTTGTTTCCATTTGGTGAGGACCAGTATCAAGAAAACTTTCCTATTAGAGAGAGTGTTATGAAGGAAGGAAAACGAAAGAGGATACGCGTTACATTGAGAGACTTTATTGCATTCTGCATACAAGAGAGAGATTTCGAACATGGCATTATTGTAAATGCTGGCAGGCTATTTCAACAGTTTGTTGTTGATTGTTTCTCTATGATAGAGTCGCAAAGGTTACACTGGATACGAATGAACCAATCGACAATTAGATGCGACATATTAAGTGGTTTACAAGAAGCAATTCATAGCGGAGAAACCCATACATTTGCAGTTGGAAAACGTGTAGTATTGCCAGCATCTTTTACCGGAGGTCCACGATACATGTTTAATAACTGTCAAGATGCAATGGCGATTTGCAAAAAGTTTGGGTATCCTGATTTGTTTATCACCATAACGTGCAATGCTAATTGGcaagaaataaaaaactttgTTTCTATTAGAGGCCTTAAAGCAACTGATCGTCCAGATATCGTTTGTAGAGTATTTAAGGCAAAGCTTGATCACATGATGAgtgattttaaaaaagaaaaaatatttggtgAAATTGTTGCAG GGACATATACCATAGAGTTTCAGAAGAGGGGATTGCCACACGCACACATTTTGTTATGGCATGGAGGTTCAAATTCATTAAAGACATGTAATGACATCGACAAGTTCATTTCAGCAAAACTACCTGATTGTAATTTATATCCAAAACTTGCAAATGTTGTTTCAAGTTTCATGCTACATGGTCCATGTGGATCTTCCAATCCAAAATCTCCGTGCATGAAAGATGGCAAGTGCTCAAAGTATTTTCCAAAGGATTACCAACCTTCAACTATAGTTGACGATGAAGGTTATCCAAAGTACAAGCGACGAGATACTGGTTTGTCtgttttgaaaaaagaaattagTTTGGACAATAGGTTTGTAGTTCCATATAATCCACATTTGTTGATGAAATATCAAGCACATGTCAATGTTGAGTATTGCAACAAGGGAAACTCAATAAAGTATTTGTTTAAGTATGTTAATAAAGGACCAGATAGAGCCACAATAGAGATTTCAAACCGAACAGAAAATGGCCAGGTACTTGATGAGATAAAACAATACTATGAGTGCAGGTATTTGGCCCCGTGTGAGGCTGTTTGGAGAACTTTTGAGTATGACATCCATCAAAGGTGGCCTCCTGTTATAAGGCTTTCATTTCACCTTGAAAATGAGCAATCTGTAATGTATTCagaaaattattcaattcaATCTGTTGTGGCGCGTAATGAAGAACTTGACACAATGTTTTTGGCTTGGTTTGAGGCAAACAAAAAGTATCCTGAAGGAAGAGAATTGACTTATGCTGAATTTCCTACAAGgtttgtttatataaaaaatagcaAAACATGGCAGCCCAGAAAGCAAGGTAATTCAATTGGAAGACTTACTTATATTCCCCCAGGAGGTGGGGATGTTTATTTTTTGAGACTCCTATTGACAATACAAAAAGGGTGCACAAGTTACAATGATATTAAGAGAGTGGATGGCACAACACATAAAACCTTTAAGGAAGCGTGTTTTGCACTTGGGTTGCTGCAAGATGACAATGAATTTGTGTATGCTATTACTGAAGCAAGTCAGTTGGCCTCTGGACATCAATTGAGGAgattatttgttatattattgttCATGAATTCAATGACAAATCCTTTTGTTGTTTGGGAAGCTACATGGAAACTTTTATGTGATGGAATTTTATACGAAAAAAGGAAAATGTTAAACAACCCAG GCCTTCAAATAAGTGATGatgagttaaaaaatatttgtttggttgaGTTGGACAAACTACTTTTCATGAGTGGTAAATCTCTTAAAAGTTTTAAGACCATGCCATGCCCTACCCATTCAAATATGAATCAATTTGAAAATAGGTTCTTGGCTGATGAATTAAACTATCACAAAGATGAGTTAGCTG ACCACATCTCATTATTGTCATCCTTAACCGCAGAACAAAGGTCAGTGTATGATCAAATTATTGCTTCTGTGATGACTAATTCGGGAGGGTTTTACTTCTTATATGGATATGGAGGCACAGGACAAACATTTATCTGGAGAACTTTATCAGCTGCACTGAGATCCCAAGGttcaattgttttaaatattgccTCCAGTGGGATTGCAACTTTATTATTACCTGGAGGAAAAACAGCTCATTCCGCATTAAAGATTCATTTGGTTACAACCGAAACATCTACATGTGACATCAAACAACACACTGATAGAGCTAATCTGATCATACATTCTAAGCTTATTATATGGGATGAAGCTCCAATGCTAAATAAATTATGTGTTGAAGCTGTAGATCGTACTTTTAGAGATATCATGAGGACTGTAGATGAGGCTAACCTACATAAACCATTTGGtgggaaggtagttgtttttggAGGTGATTTTAGACAAATATTACCTGTTGTTAGAAAAGGTTGTAGGCATGATATAGTGGCAGCTTCAATAAACTCATCTGAATTATGGAAATACTGCAAGGTTTTGACATTATCAAGAAACATGCGCTTAGCATCTGCAGAACCCAATGCATATACTAATGACATTAAAGATTTTGCAGATTGGATGCTTGATATTGGAAACGGTAAACATGACTCAAATGAGTTAGGAGAGAGTATTATTAATATTCCTGAAGACTTATTGGTAACAAATTCCCAAAATCCTCTATTATCTCTGTTTGAATTGACATATTCACTGCTTTTACAGAAcataaacaatttgaaatactaTGAAGAGAAGGAAATACTTGCTCCGACTCATGATACTGTAGATATCGttaatgattatattttatcattaattccAGATGAGGAAAAGGAATACATTAGTTCAGACTCAACTGTCCTTTCTGATGAAAATTGTGCTGTGCAGGGAGATTGGTTCACACCAGAATTTTTGAATGACATGAAATGTTCTGGAATTCCAAATCACCGATTAAGATTAAAGATTGGTGTTCCAGTCATGCTTTTGAGGAACATTGATCAAGCTAATGGACTATGTAATGGAACAAGGTTGCTCATAAATGAATTGTGTACAAATATTATTGGAGCAACTGTGATCACGGGAAAAAACATCGGTGATAAGATTTATATACCAAGGATGAATTTGGTTCCATTTGATCCAGCTTTCCCATTTAAATTCCAGAGAAGACAATTTCCATTGTCGTTGTGTTTTGCAATAACCATAAATAAGAGTCAAGGTCAATCTCTTTCTCAAGTTGGTTTGTATTTAAAGCGACCTGTATTTACTCATGGTCAATTCTATGTGGCTATTTCACGAGTAAAGTCTAGGGAAGGATTGAAGATTGTTATTTTAGATGAAGAAGGAAAACTATGTACCGACACCAAAAATGTTGTGTACAaagaaattttcaataatttgtaa
- the LOC140920506 gene encoding uncharacterized protein, whose protein sequence is MVRELEISLVTASPYSLISFPEIRNVDMDYLIDVMGILVGVGQDRVYERNGVTTKFKVIELESDGHSHNFDSPTQPLTHKKDTSHLSLEEEFLSLFQRMTIEELKDCQNDMVCVVFGTVKHILGEGDWWYGACVCNKGVVIESKMYRIKVRVVDDTDSATFVIFDHDGISLTNKSCLNLLHEMDQDPQSGTVPKEIGDLVEKKFLFKIEAKNDVNSNFEKSFRVKKLCGDLDIIKKFKYVAVEKVDAGLDNDVEGGVTNYLNNKFEEEATDDKYQVPNSIDVPVPVEYVSDDCTPLKRGFIEVADDNDGVNSKNVKNIKIEKE, encoded by the exons ATGGTCCGAGAATTAGAAATCAGTTTGGTCACAGCCTCTCCGTACTCATTGATTTCATTCCCAGAAATTCGAAATGTTGACATGGATTACTTGATTG atgtcATGGGAATTTTAGTTGGAGTGGGACAAGACAGAGTTTATGAAAGGAATGGTGTCACtacaaaatttaaagttattgaGTTAGAGTCAGATGG ACACTCGCATAACTTTGACTCGCCAACTCAACCATTAACTCATAAGAAGGATACTTCTCATTtgagtttagaagaagaatttttAAGTCTTTTCCAACGCATGACTATAGAGGAACTTAAGGATTGTCAAAAT GACATGGTTTGTGTTGTCTTTGGTACAGTTAAACATATTCTTGGTGAAGGTGATTGGTGGTATGGAGCATGTGTATGCAACAAAGGAGTTGTTATTGAATCTAAAAT GTACCGTATCAAGGTTAGAGTCGTTGATGATACTGATTCTGCTACCTTTGTCATATTTGATCATGACGGAATTTCGCTAACAAACAAATCATGTCTAAATTTGCTTCATGAAATGGATCAA GATCCACAATCTGGCACCGTGCCAAAAGAAATTGGAGATTTGGTTGAAAAAAAATTCCTATTTAAGATAGAGGCAAAAAATGATGTGaactcaaattttgaaaaatcatttcgAGTCAAAAAACTTTGTGGTGACTtggatattataaaaaaattcaaatatgttGCGGTTGAAAAG GTTGATGCTGGTCTTGATAACGACGTAGAAGGTGGTGTAACtaattatttgaataataagtTTGAAGAAGAAGCTACAGATGACAAATATCAAGTCCCAAACTCTATCGATGTACCCGTACCAGTTGAATATGTTTCTGATGATTGTACCCCTCTTAAAAGGGGATTCATAGAAGTCGCTGATGATAATGATGGAGTCAATTCAAAGAAtgtgaaaaatatcaaaattgagAAGGAGTGA